One window of the Fusobacterium animalis 7_1 genome contains the following:
- the rapZ gene encoding RNase adapter RapZ has protein sequence MKTKHIIIVTGLSGAGKTTALNILEDMNYYTIDNLPLGLEKSLLDTEIEKLAVGIDIRTFKNTKDFFKFINYIKETGVKMDIIFLEAHEAIILGRYTLSRRAHPLKEVTLLRSILKEKKILFPIKEIADLIIDTTEIKNVELEKRIKKFILAKDKENIDVNINIHIQSFGYKYGIPTDSDLMFDVRFIPNPYYIEKLKELNGFDEEVKEYVLSQKESEEFYSKLLPLLEFLIPQYIKEGKKHLTISIGCSGGQHRSVTFVNKLAEDLKNSKVLKHINIYVSHREKELGHW, from the coding sequence TTGAAAACTAAACATATCATTATCGTAACTGGTTTGAGTGGTGCAGGAAAAACAACTGCTTTAAATATTTTAGAGGATATGAACTATTACACTATTGATAATCTTCCTTTGGGGCTTGAAAAATCTCTATTGGATACAGAAATAGAAAAATTAGCAGTAGGTATAGATATTAGAACATTTAAAAATACAAAAGATTTCTTTAAATTTATTAACTATATTAAAGAAACTGGTGTAAAAATGGATATTATTTTCTTAGAAGCACATGAAGCAATTATTTTAGGAAGATATACTTTAAGTCGTAGAGCACACCCTTTAAAAGAAGTAACATTATTAAGAAGTATATTAAAAGAGAAAAAAATACTGTTTCCTATAAAAGAAATAGCGGATTTAATAATAGATACAACAGAGATAAAAAATGTTGAGTTAGAAAAAAGAATTAAAAAATTTATATTAGCAAAAGATAAAGAAAATATAGATGTGAATATAAATATACATATTCAATCTTTTGGTTATAAATATGGTATTCCCACTGATAGTGATTTAATGTTTGATGTAAGATTTATTCCTAATCCTTATTATATAGAAAAATTAAAAGAGTTAAATGGTTTTGATGAAGAAGTTAAAGAATATGTTTTATCACAAAAAGAAAGTGAAGAATTTTATTCTAAATTGTTGCCACTCCTTGAATTTTTAATTCCACAATATATAAAAGAAGGAAAAAAGCATTTAACAATTTCAATAGGTTGTAGTGGTGGGCAACATAGGTCAGTAACCTTTGTTAATAAATTAGCAGAGGACTTAAAAAATAGTAAAGTATTAAAACATATAAATATTTATGTAAGTCATAGGGAGAAAGAACTTGGACATTGGTAA
- the uvrC gene encoding excinuclease ABC subunit UvrC, giving the protein MDIGKLDIPESSGVYLMKKNNKVIYVGKAKNLKKRVSSYFNRVHESEKTNELVKNIEDIEFFLTNTETDALLLENNLIKKYSPKYNILLKDEKTYPFIKISKEDFPNIKIVRTTKALDIKSGEYFGPYPYGAWRLKNILMKLFKIRDCNRDMKKLSPRPCLKYYMKSCTGPCVYKDIKEEYNKNVENLKQVLRGNTSKLINELTTLMNQASQDMDFEKSIIYREQIKELKSIESSQIIQYERELDEDIFVFKTILDKAFICVLNMRDGKILGKSSTAIDLKNKITDNIYEAIFMSYYSKHILPKSLVLDAEYENELSVVVKALTNEESKKKEFHFPKIKSRRKELLDMAYKNLERDLESYFSKKDTIEKGIKDLHDILELKRFPRKIECFDISNIQGKDAVASMSVSIEGRAARKEYRKFKIRCKDTPDDFSMMREVIERRYSKLADRDFPDVILIDGGLGQINSAGEVLERLGKIHLSELLSLAKRDEEIYKYGESVPYSLSKDMEALKIFQRVRDEAHRFGITYHRKLRSKRIISSELDKLDGIGEVRRKKLLTKFGSISGIKKASIDELKEIIPEKVALEIKNKIR; this is encoded by the coding sequence TTGGACATTGGTAAACTAGACATCCCAGAATCATCTGGGGTATATTTGATGAAAAAAAATAATAAAGTTATCTATGTAGGAAAAGCTAAAAATCTTAAAAAGCGGGTTTCTTCATATTTTAATAGAGTGCATGAAAGTGAAAAGACCAATGAACTTGTTAAAAATATTGAAGATATAGAATTTTTTCTCACTAATACTGAAACAGATGCTTTATTATTAGAAAATAATTTAATAAAAAAATATTCTCCTAAGTATAATATACTTTTAAAAGATGAAAAAACCTATCCTTTTATAAAAATAAGTAAGGAAGATTTTCCAAATATTAAAATTGTAAGAACAACAAAAGCCTTGGATATAAAAAGTGGAGAATATTTTGGACCGTATCCTTATGGTGCTTGGAGATTAAAAAATATTCTTATGAAATTGTTTAAAATAAGAGATTGTAATAGAGATATGAAAAAACTATCTCCAAGACCTTGTTTAAAGTACTATATGAAAAGTTGTACTGGACCTTGTGTATATAAGGATATAAAGGAAGAATATAATAAAAATGTTGAAAATTTAAAACAAGTTTTAAGAGGTAATACAAGTAAATTAATAAATGAATTGACAACATTGATGAATCAAGCCTCTCAGGATATGGATTTTGAAAAATCAATAATTTATAGAGAACAAATAAAAGAGTTAAAATCTATTGAAAGTTCACAGATAATCCAATATGAAAGAGAGCTTGATGAAGATATATTTGTATTTAAGACTATTTTAGATAAGGCTTTTATCTGTGTTTTAAATATGAGAGATGGGAAAATTTTAGGTAAATCTTCCACTGCAATAGATTTAAAAAATAAAATTACTGATAATATCTATGAAGCAATTTTTATGTCCTATTATTCAAAACATATACTGCCTAAAAGTTTAGTTTTAGATGCTGAATATGAAAATGAATTATCAGTTGTTGTTAAAGCATTAACTAATGAAGAAAGTAAGAAAAAAGAATTTCATTTTCCTAAAATAAAAAGTAGAAGAAAAGAATTACTTGATATGGCGTATAAAAATTTAGAAAGAGATTTGGAAAGTTATTTTTCTAAAAAAGATACTATTGAAAAAGGTATTAAAGATTTACATGATATTTTAGAATTAAAAAGATTTCCTAGAAAAATTGAATGTTTTGATATTTCAAACATTCAAGGTAAAGATGCTGTTGCTTCTATGAGTGTTTCTATTGAAGGAAGAGCAGCAAGAAAAGAATATAGAAAATTTAAAATTAGATGTAAAGACACACCAGATGATTTCTCTATGATGAGAGAAGTTATTGAAAGAAGATACTCTAAACTAGCAGATAGAGATTTTCCAGATGTTATATTGATTGATGGAGGTTTAGGACAGATTAATTCAGCTGGTGAGGTCTTAGAAAGATTGGGGAAAATTCATTTAAGTGAACTTTTAAGTTTAGCAAAAAGAGATGAAGAAATTTATAAATATGGAGAATCTGTTCCATATAGTTTAAGTAAAGATATGGAAGCCTTAAAAATATTTCAAAGAGTGAGAGATGAGGCACATAGATTTGGTATAACATATCATAGAAAACTTAGAAGTAAAAGAATTATTTCATCAGAACTTGATAAGTTAGATGGAATAGGAGAAGTAAGAAGAAAAAAATTACTTACAAAATTTGGTTCAATTTCTGGTATTAAAAAAGCAAGTATTGATGAATTAAAGGAAATAATTCCTGAAAAAGTTGCATTAGAAATAAAAAACAAGATTAGATAA
- a CDS encoding CoA-disulfide reductase, translated as MNKKIIIIGGVAAGMSAASKAKRMDKSLDITVYEMTDAISWGACGLPYYVGDFYSDSSVMVARTYEEFQKEGINVKIKHKVENIDFINKKIFVRNLNENKVFEDNYDELVIATGASSISPKDIKNLDAEGVYHLKTFNEGLKVRKEMIKNENENIIIIGGGYIGIEIAEAALKLGKNVRIFQHTDRILNRTFDKEITDILEEHIREHKKVSLHLNESPVEVRTFENKVIGLKTDKKEYAANLIIVATGIKPNTEFLKDTGIELFKNGAIIIDRFGRTNIPNVYAAGDCATVYHSVLEKNVYIALATTANKLGRLIGENLTGANKKFMGTLGSAGIKVLEFEAGRTGITEQEAKDNNINYKTVFVEGKDHTAYYPDREDVYIKLIYNADTKILLGAQVAGKRGAALRADSLAVAIQNKMTVQELANMDFLYAPPFSTTWDIMNVAANVAK; from the coding sequence ATGAATAAAAAAATTATTATAATAGGTGGAGTGGCAGCAGGTATGAGTGCAGCTTCAAAAGCAAAAAGAATGGATAAAAGTTTAGATATAACAGTTTATGAAATGACAGATGCAATATCTTGGGGAGCTTGTGGTTTACCATATTATGTTGGAGATTTTTATTCCGATTCTTCTGTAATGGTAGCAAGAACTTATGAAGAATTTCAAAAAGAGGGTATCAATGTAAAAATTAAACATAAAGTTGAAAATATAGATTTTATAAATAAAAAAATTTTTGTTAGGAATTTAAATGAAAACAAAGTTTTTGAAGATAACTACGATGAGTTAGTAATAGCAACTGGTGCAAGCTCAATAAGTCCAAAGGATATTAAAAATTTAGATGCAGAAGGAGTATATCATTTAAAAACTTTTAATGAAGGTTTAAAAGTAAGAAAAGAAATGATAAAAAATGAAAATGAAAATATAATTATCATTGGAGGAGGTTATATAGGAATTGAAATTGCAGAAGCTGCTTTAAAACTTGGAAAAAATGTAAGAATTTTTCAACATACAGATAGAATTTTAAATAGGACTTTTGATAAAGAAATTACAGATATATTAGAAGAACATATTAGGGAACATAAAAAAGTTTCTTTACACTTAAATGAAAGTCCAGTTGAAGTAAGAACTTTTGAAAATAAAGTTATAGGTTTAAAAACTGATAAAAAGGAATATGCAGCAAATTTAATAATAGTTGCAACAGGTATTAAACCTAATACAGAATTTTTAAAAGACACTGGTATTGAATTATTTAAAAATGGTGCTATTATAATAGATAGATTTGGAAGAACTAATATTCCTAATGTTTATGCAGCAGGAGATTGTGCAACAGTTTATCATTCAGTTTTAGAAAAAAATGTATATATAGCTCTTGCAACTACTGCTAATAAATTAGGAAGACTTATTGGAGAAAATCTAACTGGTGCTAATAAAAAATTTATGGGGACATTAGGCTCAGCAGGAATAAAAGTTTTAGAATTTGAGGCAGGAAGAACAGGTATAACAGAACAAGAAGCAAAAGATAATAATATAAATTATAAGACAGTTTTTGTTGAAGGAAAAGATCATACAGCCTATTATCCAGATAGAGAAGATGTATATATAAAACTTATTTACAATGCAGATACAAAGATTTTATTAGGGGCACAGGTTGCAGGAAAAAGAGGAGCAGCATTAAGAGCTGATTCATTAGCAGTTGCTATACAAAATAAGATGACAGTTCAAGAATTGGCAAATATGGATTTCTTGTATGCACCTCCATTTTCAACAACTTGGGATATTATGAATGTGGCAGCTAATGTGGCAAAATAA
- a CDS encoding AAA family ATPase — MFTYIKLKNYKSLIELEVDLTKKENTPKKLIAIYGENGVGKSNFVDSFYTLKKFTNSKITNKNFESLANERDLTEKNILDNPVDSLNQLSDNLNQFSYYLQNEFLFSNSTFIINQCKTINSTENMVIEVKFKINLKEGIYYIETNNLNIVAEKLKFTLNKNMVNYFEITENNININESVFIDNEYRKEILNIIEKYWGKHSFLSLLSYELEDKREDYVKKRIFNEIFEIINFFSTLKVRSRDDSDNIREDYNEKKFFHGFIPIKKEEKLINIEKTINIFFTSLYSDIKQAYYKKIKKNDKIEYELYFKKNIYNTLIDVSYEQESTGTKNILKILPYLISAAKGKTVIIDEIDNGIHDLLMLKILENLSEDLKGQLIITTHNTLLLEEDFINKDSIYIFKVDENANKKLLSLNKFEGRIHPNLSIRKRYLKGLYGGIPFPMDIDFNELIEGM; from the coding sequence ATGTTTACATATATTAAATTAAAAAATTATAAATCATTAATTGAGCTTGAAGTAGATCTAACTAAAAAGGAAAATACTCCTAAAAAATTAATCGCTATTTATGGAGAAAATGGAGTTGGAAAATCAAATTTTGTAGATAGTTTTTATACTTTAAAAAAATTTACAAATTCAAAAATAACAAATAAAAATTTTGAATCTCTTGCAAATGAAAGGGATTTAACAGAAAAAAATATTCTTGATAATCCAGTTGATTCCCTTAATCAGTTATCTGATAATCTTAATCAATTTAGTTATTATCTTCAAAACGAATTTCTTTTTTCAAATTCTACTTTTATTATTAACCAATGTAAAACAATTAATTCTACTGAAAATATGGTTATTGAAGTAAAGTTTAAAATTAATTTAAAAGAAGGAATATATTATATAGAAACAAATAATTTAAATATTGTAGCTGAAAAATTAAAATTTACCTTAAATAAAAATATGGTAAATTACTTTGAAATAACTGAAAATAATATAAATATTAATGAAAGTGTTTTTATAGATAATGAATATAGAAAAGAAATTCTTAATATCATTGAAAAGTATTGGGGAAAACATTCTTTTTTATCTTTATTATCATATGAATTAGAAGATAAAAGAGAAGATTATGTAAAAAAAAGAATTTTTAATGAAATATTTGAAATAATTAATTTTTTTTCAACTTTAAAAGTTCGTTCAAGAGATGATTCAGATAATATTAGAGAAGATTATAATGAAAAAAAATTTTTTCATGGTTTTATTCCAATAAAAAAAGAAGAAAAGCTTATAAATATTGAAAAGACTATTAATATATTTTTTACAAGTTTGTATTCTGATATAAAACAAGCATATTATAAAAAAATTAAAAAAAATGACAAAATAGAATATGAATTATATTTTAAGAAAAATATTTACAATACTTTAATAGATGTCAGCTATGAACAAGAATCAACAGGAACAAAAAATATTTTAAAAATATTACCTTACTTAATTTCTGCTGCAAAAGGTAAAACAGTCATTATAGATGAAATAGATAATGGAATTCATGATTTATTAATGTTAAAAATTCTAGAAAATCTTTCAGAAGATTTAAAAGGACAACTTATTATAACAACTCATAATACTTTATTATTAGAGGAGGATTTTATTAATAAAGATTCTATCTATATATTTAAAGTAGATGAAAACGCAAACAAAAAACTTTTATCATTAAATAAATTTGAAGGAAGAATACATCCTAATTTAAGTATTAGAAAAAGATATTTAAAAGGTTTATATGGTGGGATTCCTTTTCCTATGGATATTGATTTTAATGAACTAATTGAAGGTATGTGA